From the Buchnera aphidicola (Macrosiphum euphorbiae) genome, the window GATAAGTTTTCCATCATAGCTTTAGCTACTCGTTCATTTGCTGCCGCCCAAATATCAATAACTTTATTATATCTTTCACCTGCTGTGACTAATCCAGATTGGAATTGTTCTTGTATTTCAGCTACTTCTATTTCTGCTTCATTGATAATGTTTGCTTTTTTTTCTGGTATTACCATATCATCAATACCAACTGAGGCTCCTGATCTTGCTGCATAAGCGAAGCCAGTATACATAATTTGATCAGCAAAAAATACAGTAGGTTTAAGTCCTAAAATACGATAACAAGTATTAAGCATTTTTGAAATATCTTTTTTGCCTAAAGTGTGGTTAACAATATCAAAGGGTAGTCCTTTGGGAATAATCATCCATAAAATCGCTCGACCTATAGTAGTAGTAACGATTTTTTTTATTGTGCTAAAACTTTGATCTTCATTTTTTTGATATTCTACTATTCGTACTTTCACTATTGAATGAAGTTCTGCAATGCCTAAACGATAAACTTTTTCCGCTTCATTAGAACCATTTAATAACATCCCTTCACCTTTTCCATTTATTTTTTCACGAGTCATATAATACAACCCTAGAACAACATCTTGAGAAGGTACAATAATTGGTTCTCCATTAGCTGGAGATAAAATATTATTAGTTGACATCATTAAAGCTCTAGCTTCTAACTGTGATTCTAGAGTTAATGGAACATGTACAGCCATTTGATCTCCATCAAAATCGGCATTGTAAGCTGCACATACTAGCGGATGGAGTTGAATTGCTTTTCCTTCTATAAGAACTGGTTCAAATGCTTGTATTCCTAATCTATGTAAAGTAGGTGCGCGATTTAAAAGAACTGGATGTTCACGAATTACTTCGTCTAAAATATCCCATACTACAGCTTCTTCTCTTTCTACCATTTTTTTTGCTGCTTTAATGGTAGTTGCTAAACCACGAACTTCTAATTTTCCATATATAAATGGTTTAAAAAGTTCTAATGCCATTTTTTTAGGTAAACCACATTGATGTAAGTGAAGATAAGGCCCTACAGTAATTACTGAGCGACCAGAATAATCTACACGTTTTCCTAGAAGATTTTGACGAAATCGGCCTTGTTTTCCTTTGATCATATCAGCTAATGATTTAAGAGGTCTTTTGTTCGATCCTGTTATTGCTCTTCCTCTTCTGCCATTATCTAATAATGCATCTACTGCTTCTTGTAACATTCTTTTTTCATTACGTACAATTATATCTGGAGCAGCTAAATCTAATAAACGTTTAAGACGATTATTTCTGTTGATAACTCGGCGATATAAATCATTTAAATCTGATGTTGCAAATCTTCCTCCATCTAATGGTACTAATGGTCTAAGATCAGGTGGTAATACTGGCAATACATTTAGAATCATCCATTCGGGTTTATTATGAGACTGTATAAAAGATTCTAATAATTTAATTCTTTTAGTTAGTTTTTTTCTTTTAGTTTCAGAATTAGTTTCATTTAATTCTATCCTTAATTTATTACATTCTTGAACTAAATTGATATCTTTTAATAGAAATTGAATTGCTTCTGCTCCCATTGTAGCATGGAATTCATCTCCAAATTCTTCTAGCGAGTCTAGATATTGTTCTTCAGTTAAAATTTGACGTTTTTCGAGATTAGTCATTCCTGTTTCTATAACAACATAAGATTCAAAGTATAGTACTCTTTCAATATCTCTCAAAGGCATATCTAATAATAAACCTATTCGTGATGGCAAAGATTTTAAAAACCAAATGTGAGCTGTGGGTGAAGAGAGTTCTATATGACCCATTCGTTCACGTCTAACTTTACTTTGTGTCACTTCAACTCCACATTTTTCACAAATTACACCTCGATGTTTTAATCTCTTATATTTACCACATAAACATTCATAATCTTTTACTGGACCAAAAATACGTGCACAAAACAATCCATCTCGTTCCGGTTTAAATGTACGATAATTAATAGTTTCAGGTTTTTTAACTTCACCAAATGACCAAGATCTAATCATATCAGGTGAAGCTAATGAGATTTTAATAGCGTCAAAATCTTCATTTTTAGTTTGGGATTTTAGAAATTTTAGTAAATCTTTCACACATTAGCTCTCGTTAGAGTTAAACTTTTAAGGTAATAAAGATATAAATATTTTTTATTATATTTTTGATATTGTTATTCGCTTTCTAGTTCAATGTTAATCCCTAATGATCGAATTTCTTTTAAAAGTACATTAAAAGATTCCGGCATTCCAGGTTCCATTTGATGATTTCCGTCTACAATATTTTTGTACATTTTAGTTCTTCCATTTACGTCATCGGATTTAACAGTTAACATTTCTTGTAATGTATAGGAAGCTCCGTACGCTTCTAATGCCCAAACTTCCATTTCACCAAAACGTTGTCCACCAAACTGAGCTTTTCCACCTAGTGGTTGTTGAGTTACTAAACTATAAGAACCAGTAGAACGAGCATGCATTTTATCATCTACTAAATGATTTAATTTTAACATGTACATATAACCAACAGTAACAGGTCTTTCAAATTTTTCTCCTGTTCTTCCATCGAAAAGTGTAATTTGTCCAGAAGTAGGCAAACCTGCAAATTTTAACATTTTTTTTATTTCATTTTCTTGTGCACCATCAAATACTGGTGTAGCAATAGGCATGCCATTTTTTAAATTTTTAGCTAAATGTAATATTTCTTCATTTGAAAATGCGTCTAAATTTACTTTTTGACGTAAGTTATCTCCTAAGTTAAAAGCTTTTTGGATAAATTTACGTAAATTGGATATTTTTTCTTGCATTTTAAGCATATGATTTATTTTATCACCAATACCTTTTGCTGCCATGCCTAAATGTGTTTCTAATATTTGTCCAATATTCATACGAGATGGAACACCTAATGGATTTAAAACAATATCGACTGGTATACCATTTTTATCATAAGGCATATCTTCAATAGGATTGATTTTAGAAATTACTCCTTTATTACCATGTCTTCCTGCCATTTTATCACCAGGTTGAATTTGACGTTTAACTGCTAAATATACTTTAACTATTTTTAAAACACCTGGAGCAAGATCATCACCTTGTGTGATTTTTCGACGTTTTATTTCAATTTTTTTATTGAATTCTTCTTTTAAATCACTGTGTTGTTTTGCAAGTTTGTCCACTTCTTTTTTTTTGTCTTTTTGTTTAATTTCTACAGAAAACCATTTTTCGAAAGGTAGTGTATGAAGTTGTTCTGTTTCAATGTTTAAAGATTCAAAAGTTTTTTTAATATGAGCGAATAAACTCGATTCAAATATTTTAAACTCTTCAGTTAAGTCTTTTTTAATTTTTTTAATTTGCATATCTTCAATTTCTAAAGCTCTTTTATCTTTTTTTACACCATCTCTTGTAAATATTTGCACATCTATTACAGTCCCTGATACTCCATTAGGAACTCGTAATGAAGAATCTTTTACATCTGATGCTTTTTCCCCAAAAATAGCACGTAATAATTTTTCTTCTGGTGTTAATTGAGTTTCTCCTTTTGGAGTGACTTTTCCGACTAGTATGTCTCCTCCAGTTACTTCTGCACCAATATAAACAATGCCTGATTCATCTAATTTGCATAATGCCGCTTCACCTACATTGGGTATATCTGAACTAATTTCTTCTGCTCCTAATTTAGTATCTCGTGATATACATGATAATTCTTGAATATGAATTGTAGTAAAACGATCTTCTTGAACAACTCTTTCTGATACAAGGATTGAATCTTCAAAATTGTATCCATTCCAAGGCATAAATGCCACACGCATATTTTGTCCTAATGCGAGTTCTCCTAAATCAGTAGATGGTCCATCTGCTAGAACATCACCTTTTTTAATTTTTTCACCTAAATTGACACAGGGTTTTTGATTGATGCAAGTATTTTGATTTGATCGAGTATATTTAGTTAAATTGTAGATATCTATTCCAGCTTCCCCTGAGTACATTTCTTTTTCATCGATTTTGATTACTATACGTGAAGCATCTACATATTGAATAAAACCACTTCTTTTAGCTACTGCCGTAACGCCAGAATCTACTGCTACTGCTCGTTCCATTCCCGTTCCAATTAAAGGTTTATCTGCTTTAAGAGTAGGTACTGCTTGACGTTGCATATTAGCACCCATTAATGCTCTGTTTGCGTCGTCATGTTCAAGAAAAGGAATTAAAGATGCACCAACAGATACAATTTGTTGAGTAGAAACATCCATATAATTTACTTGATCACGATTAAATAAACTAGATTCACCTTTATGTCGACAAGTTACTAAATCATCAGTAAAAAAACCAGTTTTATCAATATTAGTATTAGCTTGTGCAATAATATAATTACCTTCTTCTATAGCAGATAGATAGTTGATTTCTTCAGTTACTAAACCGTTTCTAACTTTTCGATAAGGTGTTTCTAAAAATCCATATGAATTTGTCTGAGCATATACGGATAAAGAATTAATCAATCCAATATTCGGACCTTCTGGTGTTTCTATGGGACATACACGTCCGTAATGAGTAGGATGAACATCCCGAACTTCAAAACCTGCTCTTTCTCTAGTTAAACCACCTAAACCTAATGCTGAAATTCGTCTTTTATGTGTGATTTCTGATAAAGGATTGTTTTGATCCATGAATTGTGATAGTTGACTAGAACCAAAAAATTCTTTAACAGCAGCTGATATTGGTTTGGCATTAATCATATCTTGTGGCATAAGAGTATCTAAATCACCGATAGATAATCTCTCTTTAACTGCTCTTTCTACTCTCACTAAACCAATTCTAAATTGATTCTCTGCCATTTCACCAACAGATCTAACACGTCGATTGCCTAAATGATCAATATCATCTACTTCTCCTTTTCCATTGCGAATGTCAATAATTTTTTTTATGACATCTATAATATCTTCTTTATTTAAAGTACCTGAACCTTCAATTTCTTCACGCAAAAGAGATCTATTAAATTTCATTCTACCAACAGAAGATAGATCATACCTATCTTCAGAAAAAAATAAATTTTCAAATAAGTTTTCTGTTGCTTCTTTAGTAGGCGGTTCTCCAGGTCTCATAACCCGATAAATTTCTATTAAAGCGCTCATGCGATCATTAGCTGAATCTATTCGTAGTGTTTCAGATATATATGGACCATGATCTAAATCATTAGTAAATAGTGTTTCGATATCATGAAAACCTGATTTTTTTAATTTCTCCAATATTTCTAAAGACAGTTCTGTATTGGACAAAATAATTATTTCGCCTGTTTTTTGATCTATATAGTTTTTAGATACAATTCTTCCTAAAATGTATTCAACAGGAACTATAATAGATTTAATCTTGTTTCTTTTTAGTTCTTGAATATGTCTAGCAGTAATACGACGTCCTTTTTCTATATATATTCTTCCATTTTTTTTAATTTCAAACGATGCAGTTTCACCGCGAAGTCTTTCAGGTACTAATTTCAATTTAATTTCATTATTTTCTATTTTGAAAATATTTTTTTCAAAGAAGATATTTAATATTTCTTCTGTATTATAATTAAGAGCACGTAAAAGAATACTTACTGGTAATTTTCTACGTCTATCAATTCTAACAAATAAATTATCTTTTGGATCAAATTCAAAATCTAACCAAGATCCTCGATAAGGAATAATTCGGGCATTATAGAGAACTTTTCCTGAAGAATGTGTTTTACCTTTGTCACTATCAAAAAAAACTCCAGGACTACGATGTAATTGAGAAACAACTACTCTTTCCGTCCCATTTATTATAAATGTTCCATTATTTGTCATTAAAGGGATTTCACCCATATAAACTTCTTGTTCTTTAATATCTTTAACAGTAGCTTCTAGTATGTCACGTTCATAGATAACTAAGCGTAATCTTACTCTCAATGGTGCTGAATAAGTAGCACCTCTTATTTGACATTCTTTCACATCAAATATCGTTTCTCCTAAACGATAACTAACATATTGAAGTTCAGAATTTCCATTGTAACCACGAATAGGAAACACAGAACGAAATGCTGCTTCTAATCCGTATTGACCTTCTAAATCTGGTTGAATAAATTTTTTAAAAGAATCTAATTGAATCGAAAGCAGATATGGTATATCTAAAACTTTAGGACGTTTGCCAAAATCTTTACGAATACGTTTTTTTTCGGTATAAGAGTAAACCATGGGGTTCCTAAGCTCGTTGACAGATAAGTTAAAAATTAATTTATCTTTTTATCTGAAGGGGAGACAGTTGTAATTTTGTTTTAAGAATTTTAATTATGTTTTATAATTTTTTTATTAAATATTTTTAGAAGATTATTTGAATTTTTTTTTTGATCAAAAAGGCTGGTGAATTAAAATCACCAGCCATACTTTAAAATTAATTAAATTATAAAATTTAATATTTTTATTTAATTTCGATTTCGGCACCCACATCTTCCAATGTTTTTTTAAGTGATTCCGCATCTGCTTTGCTAAGATTTTCTTTTAAAACTGTTGGAGCAGATTCGACTAAGTCTTTAGCTTCTTTTAGTCCTAGACCAGTTGCACTTCGTACAGTTTTAATTACTGATACTTTGTTTGGTCCAATAACTTTTAAAAAAATATCAAATTCTGTTTTTTCTTCATGTGAATCTTTTTCATTCTGATTGCTGCTATTAATAGACATATTAGCAGAAACGCCAAATTTTTCTTCCATTGCCGCAATAAGATCTACGACATTCATAACAGACATTTCTGATACAGCTTCTAAAATTTGTTCTTTAGTAATAGACATAACAATAATTCCTAATAACAATTAGAATTATTTTAGATGTTATTAATACATCAAAAATAATAACCTTTAAGAGGTTTCTTTTTTTTGTTTTATAGCAGATAATGTATAAACAAGTTTTCCAGCAACTGATATCTTCAATACTAATAGAAGTTTAATAATTGCTTCTTCATAAGTAGGCATATCTGCAAGTTGATTTATTTCTGAAGTCGAGAGTAATTTTCCTTCAAAAGCTGCTCCTGTAATTTTAAAATGGGTATTTTTTTTTGAAAATTCTTTAAATAACCTAGCACCACTACCTGGATGTATCATAGAATAAGCGATAAAAGTAGAACCTTTTAATTTTTTTTTTAAACATTCAAAAACAGTATTTTTAATCGCTAAAGAGAGTAGAGTATTTTGAACAATACTCATTTTTACTCCTGTTTCGCGTCCGGATTTTCTTAATTCATTTATTTTATTTACGCAAACACCTTGAGAATCTGCAGTAACAGCTGATAATGCCGTATTAGAAATTTTATTAATTTTAGAAACAATTAATTTCTTATTATGAAGATTTAATGCCATTTATTGAATTCTCCTTATTGTTCTAGAGAGAAATAATTTAAATTAATTTTTAATAAAAATACTAACTATAATAATAGATTTTTGTAAAATATATTTTTATTTTTTTTCACTCTATGACTATAAAAAAATTATTAAATAATAAATTTTAGCATTAGAATCAGATTATTTTTTAGGTGTTTTTAACTAAAAAGATTTAGCTGATAATTAAAAAAAGGGATATCATTATAAATAATTTTTATTATAGCGTAAAGTGAAAATCATTGTGTTAAAGAGACAAAGTAGATTGATCAAGAATTAATCCTATACCCATAGTTGTTGATAAAACTATTTTTTTTATATATATTCCCTTTGATTGTGGCGGTTTTGATTTTTTTATAGCTTCTAAAAATATAT encodes:
- the rpoB gene encoding DNA-directed RNA polymerase subunit beta encodes the protein MVYSYTEKKRIRKDFGKRPKVLDIPYLLSIQLDSFKKFIQPDLEGQYGLEAAFRSVFPIRGYNGNSELQYVSYRLGETIFDVKECQIRGATYSAPLRVRLRLVIYERDILEATVKDIKEQEVYMGEIPLMTNNGTFIINGTERVVVSQLHRSPGVFFDSDKGKTHSSGKVLYNARIIPYRGSWLDFEFDPKDNLFVRIDRRRKLPVSILLRALNYNTEEILNIFFEKNIFKIENNEIKLKLVPERLRGETASFEIKKNGRIYIEKGRRITARHIQELKRNKIKSIIVPVEYILGRIVSKNYIDQKTGEIIILSNTELSLEILEKLKKSGFHDIETLFTNDLDHGPYISETLRIDSANDRMSALIEIYRVMRPGEPPTKEATENLFENLFFSEDRYDLSSVGRMKFNRSLLREEIEGSGTLNKEDIIDVIKKIIDIRNGKGEVDDIDHLGNRRVRSVGEMAENQFRIGLVRVERAVKERLSIGDLDTLMPQDMINAKPISAAVKEFFGSSQLSQFMDQNNPLSEITHKRRISALGLGGLTRERAGFEVRDVHPTHYGRVCPIETPEGPNIGLINSLSVYAQTNSYGFLETPYRKVRNGLVTEEINYLSAIEEGNYIIAQANTNIDKTGFFTDDLVTCRHKGESSLFNRDQVNYMDVSTQQIVSVGASLIPFLEHDDANRALMGANMQRQAVPTLKADKPLIGTGMERAVAVDSGVTAVAKRSGFIQYVDASRIVIKIDEKEMYSGEAGIDIYNLTKYTRSNQNTCINQKPCVNLGEKIKKGDVLADGPSTDLGELALGQNMRVAFMPWNGYNFEDSILVSERVVQEDRFTTIHIQELSCISRDTKLGAEEISSDIPNVGEAALCKLDESGIVYIGAEVTGGDILVGKVTPKGETQLTPEEKLLRAIFGEKASDVKDSSLRVPNGVSGTVIDVQIFTRDGVKKDKRALEIEDMQIKKIKKDLTEEFKIFESSLFAHIKKTFESLNIETEQLHTLPFEKWFSVEIKQKDKKKEVDKLAKQHSDLKEEFNKKIEIKRRKITQGDDLAPGVLKIVKVYLAVKRQIQPGDKMAGRHGNKGVISKINPIEDMPYDKNGIPVDIVLNPLGVPSRMNIGQILETHLGMAAKGIGDKINHMLKMQEKISNLRKFIQKAFNLGDNLRQKVNLDAFSNEEILHLAKNLKNGMPIATPVFDGAQENEIKKMLKFAGLPTSGQITLFDGRTGEKFERPVTVGYMYMLKLNHLVDDKMHARSTGSYSLVTQQPLGGKAQFGGQRFGEMEVWALEAYGASYTLQEMLTVKSDDVNGRTKMYKNIVDGNHQMEPGMPESFNVLLKEIRSLGINIELESE
- the rplL gene encoding 50S ribosomal protein L7/L12, whose amino-acid sequence is MSITKEQILEAVSEMSVMNVVDLIAAMEEKFGVSANMSINSSNQNEKDSHEEKTEFDIFLKVIGPNKVSVIKTVRSATGLGLKEAKDLVESAPTVLKENLSKADAESLKKTLEDVGAEIEIK
- the rplJ gene encoding 50S ribosomal protein L10, with translation MALNLHNKKLIVSKINKISNTALSAVTADSQGVCVNKINELRKSGRETGVKMSIVQNTLLSLAIKNTVFECLKKKLKGSTFIAYSMIHPGSGARLFKEFSKKNTHFKITGAAFEGKLLSTSEINQLADMPTYEEAIIKLLLVLKISVAGKLVYTLSAIKQKKETS